The genome window GAAGATGGCCAGTTCCGCGATGGATACGGTCGACAAGTAGTCCTCCGTGGCATCAATCTCGCTGCCGATGCCAAACTCCCTAGCGAACCCGATCAACCATCTCACATTCCCACTGACTTCTTCGACGGCGATAATGTAACATTCCACCAGCGTCCTTTCCCCAAGGAAGATGCGCGATCCCATTTTGCGCGCCTCAGACGATACGGCTTCAACACTATCCGCTACATCTTTACCTGGGAGGCACTCGAGGCTGCAGGGCCTGGGAAATACGACGAAGGCTTCATCCAGCATACGATTGATATCCTGAGAATAGCAAAGGAGTATAGATTCTATATATTCATGGACCCTCACCAGGACGTTTGGTCTCGTTTCACTGGTGGCTCGGGAGCCCCGTTATGGACTATATATGCATGCGGCCTCAACCCTCAGAGCTTCGCTGCGACTGAAGCAGCAATTGTTCAGAATACATACCCTAACCCTGATGAGTTTCCAAAAATGATCTGGTCGACCAACTACTATCGACTTGCTGCTGGTACCATATTCACTATGTTTTTTGCTGGCAAAGACTTTGCCCCAAAATGTATAATTGACGGTGTGAACATCCAGGACTACTTGCAGGACCATTTCATGAGAGCATGCGGTCAACTCGCCCAGCGAATCCACGAGGCAGGCGATCTGGAAGACGTCGTTGTCATTGGCTGGGAGAGCATGAATGAACCAAACAAGGGCATGACTGGTTATAAGGATCTTACTGTGATCCCTAAAGAGCATCCTTTGAAGAAGGGAACCTGCCCAACAATGTGGCAGACGTTGTTAACTGGAATGGGACGGGCGTGCGAAGTCGATACTTGGGAGATGGGCGGCCTCGGCCCTTACAAGACTGGCACGACATTGGTTGACCCTCATGGCGAGGTCGCATGGCTACCAGCAGATTATGACGATTCAAGATACGGTTGGAAGCGCGATCCTGGCTGGAAGCTCGGCAAGTGTGTCTGGGCACAGCATGGAGTTTGGGATATGGAGACCGATACCCTCCTTCGCAAGGACTACTTTGCTAAAAATCCGAATACCGGTAAGGTCATCGATTATCCGCAATTTACCAATACCTATTTCATGGACTTCTGGCGAAAATATGTCAAAACCTGCCGTGCCGTCCACAAGGACTGCATTATGCTTATGCAGTTTCCTACACTCGAATTACCGCCCGAGATCAAAGGAacggaagatgaagatcctCGAATGGCGTTCACACCGCATTACTACGACGGCATCACACTCATGACAAAGCACTGGAATAGCACGTGGAATGTTGATGTGGTCGGAGTCTTGAGAGGCAAGTACTGGCATCCAGCGCTAGCGATCAGGATCGGAGAGACGGCTATTCGAAACTGTCTCCGTGACCAGCTCGCAACACTGAGACAAGAGGGCCTTGACCGGATAGGAAAGCACCCTTGTGTGTTGTCAGAATTTGGCATTCCCTATGATATGGATGACAAGAAAGCCTACAAGACAGGCGACTATTCGAGCCAGTCGGCGGCAATGGACGCCAACTATTTCGCAGTTGAAGGATCTCAGATCGAAGGGCATTGCCTATGGACATATTGTGCAAGAAACGATCACTTAAGGGGAGACTTTTGGAATGGAGAGGATCTGTCCATCCTTTCGCTGGATGACAAACCACTTCCAGAATCCCCGGTTCCCGAATATTCGCAGTCGTCGCTGGATCTGGCGAGGACTGCGACTGCGGCAAACACGAAGAAGGATGTGGCTGATGATCGAAATGTTACACCCGACAACCTCAAACGGACACTCACCAATCCGTCCATCAGCTCCGCGCCCTCGGCCAAGGACCCTCAGCTAACCAATGCCCCTGGCTTCCGCGCAGCCGAAGCTTTCGTGCGCCCTACGCCGACGGTGGTGTACGGTGACATTGTATCCACCGGATTTGATTTGCGACAGTGCACATAtcttctcaaggtcaaggcacCAAGAGCAGCACCAGATGAGGCGCCTACGATTGTGTATTTGCCTGAGTATCATTTCCCCAAAGAGCAGTGCGAAGTGGCAGTGTCCTCGGGCAAGTGGGAGCTTAGcacagacgatgaagagggcaCAACacttcagaagctcaagtgGTGGCACGCAGAGGGAGAGCAGAGCCTCAAGATCTCAGGTCTCGTACGGAAGCACAACGTTCCTGTAGGATCCGAGGAGGATGCTGGCTATCTTGAGCAGTGTCAGCAAGGCTATGGATTCAATTTCGGAAGCTGCAGTGTTATGTGAGCTGAGCCTTATTTGAGACAAGGCGCGTACAAGTCGCATCAAGTTCAGTGCATGGTAGATTGAGATACGTCTGGTGAGCATGTTCTGGGACACGGCATTAAGGTTTAATATTGAACTATATGTCTGATTGGATACCTTGAAATGCCACTTTGAAACCGTTTCTACCGGTGAATCGTGAACTTTGTCGACTGGGAAGGTAATTTCTATAAGAAGAGTACACGAAGCTAAGTTTTGGCCACGGAGATTTTCCCAGTCAGGCCATTCTCCTAGGGCCGCTAATTGTACGGCGATTTAAAAAGGTCGCCGCCTTACCGTTCTTATTAGAGTACAATTCATGATGGAGAACCTCGTGTTCAATGTGACGCCACGGCAGAGGACCTTTAATCATTATTCCATAGCCGAGAGGATGTCAGCTTGCGGGGAATCCCAATGCTCTGGTAAGGGGGAATTGACTTTCAGGCGTTCCTAGTCAGGAACATTCTCGTATTCACGATACCAGTTTATCTGTGTTGCCATGGGTTATGACTCAGGGGTTCTCTAGTGGGCCTAAACAATGGAAAGAcgattattaaatatagagGGCTTAGAAAAGTCTGGTTGATAATGTTGAGTGAAGAGATAGATGTAAGTGAACAAGGCATAGTCTAACGGTCCCATGACAACCACTCCGAAAATGACAATTCCAATGAAACAAGTTGAAAATAGCACAGACGGGCAGGAATTGACAGTTGGTGCCCCCCATTACCCAAGACTGGCGACATTTGAATGATGCCGATTTGCTGGAGATCCCCCTCCATTAGTGAAGCTAGCGCATGTCTTTTCACACTCTGCACACCATCTCAGCTGTCGCTAAGCGCCAGACGCCCTCGAGCTGAAAGCCTAACGTGAGAACATGGCGCAGTCGGTCAGTTTAGAAAGCCCAGGTCTGCTTAGGTTCTCTAGGTTCCCTTCTGCTGAGGGGAACGTGAGGAGAAAACAGAGTTTCCCGTCTAACGGCTCGGAATAAACCTGATTGATAGTCAAGCCGTAACTAGCCAAGTCGAGTTATTCGAATGCTGCATTAGTTTAGTGGTTTTTACTACCTATTCTTTGTTcgattaaattaatatttcaCGTGTTGGTCTAGTCTAGTCTACctaacttacctaggtacctatgttAGTCGTCAACTCCAGAACTTCCTGCTCCTCACTCACTATCTCAACCCGCCGTCAGCTTCTCCCGTCCGCCAACAGTCAATCAATCGAATCGTCTCCTCGTCACTCCTGTCCCAGCCCCTCCACTCCATCCACAATCCCTGACAtctcagcatccttctcTATCCCATCCTAGCTTGGTCTGGCCTAGCCTGCCCCCCGGGATCCTTGTCGAGACGACCCACCTCGACATGTTACTCCACCGCAGATACAAACCATGAAGGGTAGCGATAGCTTGCGACGGGTTAACCGTCCCGCTGCCAATTTCGACCTACCACCAgcagctcaggctcaggcacaggcacaacAGCAGGCTCTTCGGtctcaatctcagcctcaagagccCATCTTGGGATCTATAACCTCGACAAGCCCAGAAATCACCACTTCTTCGCTccattctcagcctcaatctcagTCTCTCTCGACCGCCAGGTTCCGTTCCTCTTCGAGACCCAGTCTTCAGGACCTAGTCCCTGTCGCCGGGACTCCAAAGCCAAACGTCTACGACCAACCTCCAGCCTATGCCctgtcgtcctcatcctccttgaCGGGGCCGTCCTCTTTTTCCTATCCTCCAGCGCATCCAACTGCTGGCGCCGCAGCGATACATACCCTTACAACCCATACAAATCCGcatacacacacacatacTGCCCCGGCGGCTGTCAATCGACCCCGGCCCCTAGGCCCATCCTCCTCCGACATAGCGACTGCAGAGCAGGCTCACTTCCTCCACCCTGTCTCATCTGCCTCGAGCTTACGTCCAAGGTCTTCCACCACTAGCGCCACTGCGgctgctcctgctgctgtcTCCCCGTCTCCATCGCATATTACGCCGaattctcttcttcgacaaCACACCTCGCCGCCGTCTACCGTCGACAACAACTCTGCCCACTTTGTTCCTCGAGGCGGGTTGGCCCCCGCGCCGTCCATCATGTATCCAGCAGGCCAGAGACATGTCTCGGGCGCCGATCCCACACGACCATTCCAGGTCcctccgccgccgccgcccaTGGGAGCTCCGAATGCTGGCCAGATGGGTAATATGATGAATCTgcctccgccgccgccgcttcCTCGATATCCCACCGCACCTGGCCCCTCCGGCGTCGCGATACCCCCACCACCCGGTCCGCCCCCGGCGAGTGCTCTCGGCCAGCAACCTCCGTGGCACGGCGCCTTTGGGCGCATGTACGACGGACGGCCAGGATACATCCCCCCGCCGCCGCCCGGTCAGCACCAGCCGTACAACCCAAAGTTACACGCCCAGATCGCTGCTGGGCAAACAGTCTCTATccctccacctcctccgccgAGTGAGGCCATGAGTGCGACCTATATACCGCAGGGCGACACATACGGAGAGGGAGTTGGTATCCCCGCCTTTGGACTGGAAGACCCAACCCTGACTGTCAACTCGCAGACATCGCGGCCAGTGACAACGCCGCAGAGCGGAACTGACACAAATGCCACAACGCCCATGGACGAGGCCACGAGGGAACGCCTCTATTCTGCCACTAACGCCCAGCCGCGGGGCATATCCAATTCTTCAAACGCCACTCCTCCCAGCTCGATCCCACCGGAAATCGCTGCCCAGTGGCCCCTCGATACGGTTCTGATTTGGCTAGCCCAGAACCAGTTCTCCAAAGACTGGCAGGAAACCTTTAGGGCACTCAACCTGCACGGAGCGCAATTCCTCGAGCTTGGAAGTGGCCACGGAGGGCGTGGTAATTTTGGTATGATGCATCAGCAGGTGTATCCAAGGCTTGCCCAGGAGTGCACCAACAGCCGAACCGGCTGGGACCAACCCCGCGAACGAGAGGAGGGCAAGCGGATGCGAAGACTAATTCGAAGTATTGTCACCGGTCGACCAGCTGATGTGTCTAAAGTTTCAACGGCCCATGGCCGTAAAGAATCCCTCAATGGCGGACATGGGAACAACCTACCAAGCGCTGGAACTGATCCCATGGATTCGCCAAATGTTTGTCGACCCGCTCGGTGCTGTGAGTGTTTGCCCGTACTAACCTTTCTTGTAGACACCTCTCAATGCCCCTGGCCCTGGTTTTGGCGGCCGCAGGTTCTCCCAAACCAGATCTACGACATTACCCAACAGTGTCAGTGGGTCCAACATCAGTTCTGAGTCTAACCACCGTAATATGCTCAAACATGTCGATACAGATGGTGCACGCCGTCATAGTCCTAACGTTAGTGAGTCGAGTGAGGCCACATTCCGTGGTCCTGCTGCGCGCTCCGCGAGTCCGACAGGCAGCCCAGGCATATCCCCCGCGCTTTTCACATCAACGACGACCCCTATTCTCTCACAATCACCCAACACAATGAAAGCTGGGCACCGTTCAAGAAGCAGCATGGATTCCGTTGCTTCTGTCGCAGCCATATATGGATCTGGAGTACCAACAGACGCCGCCAACTTACTTAGCCGGAACATGAACCTGGGAGAAGTTGTTCATGGGCGTAATCATGATATCCGATCTCGGCACTCGCCTTCAGAGGGAGGGGAGAGGTCAGCAGGTGCAGAGACACCCGCTTCGGCCAAAGATTCCAAGAGCTTCCTGAGCTTCTTATCCAGGAAAAAGAGACAAACCAAAGATGATGGTGCCTACCCTTCAcctgaagagatggaggctTCCCCAACTTCACCACAAGGATCTATCCGCCCGGTGGGCTTGGGCGTTCGAGGAACCAATGGCAGTGATACTAATCTCGAGCTTGCTGGCTCAACGCTAGGCAGTTATGATGACAGGAACGGCCATGCTCTACGACCAAGGAGAATCAGCCCCGTAAGGACCTACGTACTGGCCACCATGGATTACTGGAACTACCGAATGTGCGACATCACAGAAGCAGAGACAGCAGCGGAAGTCCGTCAAGTCATCTGCATGCATCTTGGCCTTTGCGACTTTGAATATTCTCACATCTATCTTACAGAAGTTGGCAAGTTTGAACATGTGGATCCCTTGGACGACTCGAGCCTTATTACTGTCAAACGGGCAAAGGGGGACCCTCTTGGGACACTTAAATTCTTCGTGACGCCCCCAGGAGTTGCCCCCATCTCCAGTCTTGCCGTTAAAGCTGAGGTCCCTGTATCCTTGTCTCCTGGTTATCTCCCACCAGGAACCACTGCCGAGGATGTCCAACGAAATAGCAGACAACGATCCAGTTCATCGCCCCCCACCTCGCGATCCAATACATTGACAGATGAGAAGACTGAGGATAAGGTAGCCCGGGAGGCAACTTCATATAGAGCTGAAATGGAGAGAAAGCAGCGTGAGTATCTCGCCAAGAGGAAACAAGCAGCGATGAAAGGTAGTCCTTCAGAAACACTCGGGCCCGGCATCGTCGGCCGCAACGTCGATTTCGACCAACCTCGCGAGTCGCCGTATGAGGACAAGAGGCCAGAGCAACTCTTCCCCCAAAGACGGCCTCCAGCCCCACCAAGCGATCCTTCTGCGACACTGATCAAAGCGAACTCGCTAAGTAGAAAGACCGGAGCCAGTATGCGCGCATCAAGTAGCAGTCTTGAGGGATATCCAACACCACGGCATCCAACCGAGAGCGAGATGACGGAGAAGTC of Fusarium musae strain F31 chromosome 5, whole genome shotgun sequence contains these proteins:
- a CDS encoding hypothetical protein (EggNog:ENOG41~CAZy:GH5) → MSSFRLLIEDGQFRDGYGRQVVLRGINLAADAKLPSEPDQPSHIPTDFFDGDNVTFHQRPFPKEDARSHFARLRRYGFNTIRYIFTWEALEAAGPGKYDEGFIQHTIDILRIAKEYRFYIFMDPHQDVWSRFTGGSGAPLWTIYACGLNPQSFAATEAAIVQNTYPNPDEFPKMIWSTNYYRLAAGTIFTMFFAGKDFAPKCIIDGVNIQDYLQDHFMRACGQLAQRIHEAGDLEDVVVIGWESMNEPNKGMTGYKDLTVIPKEHPLKKGTCPTMWQTLLTGMGRACEVDTWEMGGLGPYKTGTTLVDPHGEVAWLPADYDDSRYGWKRDPGWKLGKCVWAQHGVWDMETDTLLRKDYFAKNPNTGKVIDYPQFTNTYFMDFWRKYVKTCRAVHKDCIMLMQFPTLELPPEIKGTEDEDPRMAFTPHYYDGITLMTKHWNSTWNVDVVGVLRGKYWHPALAIRIGETAIRNCLRDQLATLRQEGLDRIGKHPCVLSEFGIPYDMDDKKAYKTGDYSSQSAAMDANYFAVEGSQIEGHCLWTYCARNDHLRGDFWNGEDLSILSLDDKPLPESPVPEYSQSSLDLARTATAANTKKDVADDRNVTPDNLKRTLTNPSISSAPSAKDPQLTNAPGFRAAEAFVRPTPTVVYGDIVSTGFDLRQCTYLLKVKAPRAAPDEAPTIVYLPEYHFPKEQCEVAVSSGKWELSTDDEEGTTLQKLKWWHAEGEQSLKISGLVRKHNVPVGSEEDAGYLEQCQQGYGFNFGSCSVM
- a CDS encoding hypothetical protein (EggNog:ENOG41); the protein is MYPAGQRHVSGADPTRPFQVPPPPPPMGAPNAGQMGNMMNLPPPPPLPRYPTAPGPSGVAIPPPPGPPPASALGQQPPWHGAFGRMYDGRPGYIPPPPPGQHQPYNPKLHAQIAAGQTVSIPPPPPPSEAMSATYIPQGDTYGEGVGIPAFGLEDPTLTVNSQTSRPVTTPQSGTDTNATTPMDEATRERLYSATNAQPRGISNSSNATPPSSIPPEIAAQWPLDTVLIWLAQNQFSKDWQETFRALNLHGAQFLELGSGHGGRGNFGMMHQQVYPRLAQECTNSRTGWDQPREREEGKRMRRLIRSIVTGRPADVSKVSTAHGRKESLNGGHGNNLPSAGTDPMDSPNTPLNAPGPGFGGRRFSQTRSTTLPNSVSGSNISSESNHRNMLKHVDTDGARRHSPNVSESSEATFRGPAARSASPTGSPGISPALFTSTTTPILSQSPNTMKAGHRSRSSMDSVASVAAIYGSGVPTDAANLLSRNMNLGEVVHGRNHDIRSRHSPSEGGERSAGAETPASAKDSKSFLSFLSRKKRQTKDDGAYPSPEEMEASPTSPQGSIRPVGLGVRGTNGSDTNLELAGSTLGSYDDRNGHALRPRRISPVRTYVLATMDYWNYRMCDITEAETAAEVRQVICMHLGLCDFEYSHIYLTEVGKFEHVDPLDDSSLITVKRAKGDPLGTLKFFVTPPGVAPISSLAVKAEVPVSLSPGYLPPGTTAEDVQRNSRQRSSSSPPTSRSNTLTDEKTEDKVAREATSYRAEMERKQREYLAKRKQAAMKGSPSETLGPGIVGRNVDFDQPRESPYEDKRPEQLFPQRRPPAPPSDPSATLIKANSLSRKTGASMRASSSSLEGYPTPRHPTESEMTEKSRRSKGASQPAAGPAGIGAALAGMGRNLSAIGQSAKNTRGSSPSRSSTQSIPGGKDTFSSVNPPQQSLGRDSPSTIATPGAVTWSKKNLPFIVPDYSPSQSPMLSPNLEAAPEAKLFETVPKATSPTDMSPNSRRTRGNFAPDHPSPPKRRATHGPDPDFEDSDVQFSKPAPAPPADDDSGDDSDDGLFVIPLANRNKGKGATANGDANGHNKRPSLTVNTRSRKGLSVAFTSPKSYGSSVTPDSNEDSRQKPTTPRSETSEEKEKEKLGRRKSFIEKDVWANRPPTDALINNLDDFFPNLDLDQPVLDEPGEGGLPPSPIAEGTETTSDQGPSQPAVSSHTQQAPPAAIPPSRQPSLYNENDTLGSDESTLKALDQQRPTSVAARSIRRSGGLGRMKSIREVARGAHEANKRTNSTNQGPSSGNIMRRKSTKMFNANIVQIRPDRRGSVIMPQIPQDTVPKRQTTFRWFKGQLIGKGTYGRVYLGMNATTGEFLAVKEVEVNPKAAGGDKSKMKELVAALDQEIDTMQHLDHINIVQYLGCERKETSISIFLEYISGGSIGSCLRKHGKFEESVVSSLTRQTLSGLAYLHREGILHRDLKADNILLDLDGTCKISDFGISKKTDNIYGNDKTNNMQGSVFWMAPEVIRSQGEGYSAKVDIWSLGCVVLEMFAGKRPWAKEEAVGAIYKIANGERPPIPEDIQDTLGPLAVAFMMDCFQVNPFDRPTADVLLSQHPFCELDPNYNFYDTVLYHKIKSFK